The proteins below come from a single Streptomyces tubercidicus genomic window:
- a CDS encoding glycosyltransferase, which translates to MEWIGAGSLLAWVWLLLGQGFFWRTDVRLPDRRDPERWPSVGVVVPARDEAAVLPDSLPSLLGQKYPGRAEVFLVDDGSTDGTGAVARQLAAARGGLPLTVSSPGEPEPGWTGKLWAVRHGIALARERSAPEYLLLTDADIAHEPDSLRELVAAARSAELDLVSQMARLRVVTFWERLIVPAFVYFFGQLYPFRWVNRPGARTAAAAGGCVLLRREAAERAGIPEAIRGAVIDDVTLARAVKRGGGRIWLGLADRVDSVRPYPRPAELWRMVSRSAYAQLRHRPLLLLGTVLGLALVYLAPPVALVAGLAGGGPVLAALGGAAWAVMSGTYLPMLRYYGQPLWAAPLLPFTALLYLLMTVDSAVQHYRGRGAAWKGRTYPAP; encoded by the coding sequence ATGGAGTGGATCGGTGCCGGGTCCCTGCTGGCCTGGGTGTGGCTGCTGCTGGGGCAGGGCTTCTTCTGGCGGACGGACGTACGGCTGCCGGACCGCCGGGATCCGGAGCGCTGGCCGTCGGTCGGGGTGGTGGTCCCGGCGCGGGACGAGGCCGCGGTGCTGCCGGACAGCCTGCCGTCGCTGCTCGGCCAGAAGTACCCGGGCCGGGCGGAGGTGTTCCTGGTCGACGACGGCAGTACGGACGGGACCGGCGCGGTGGCCCGGCAACTGGCGGCCGCGCGGGGCGGGCTGCCGCTGACGGTGTCCTCGCCCGGCGAGCCCGAGCCGGGGTGGACGGGGAAGCTGTGGGCCGTACGGCACGGGATCGCGCTGGCGCGGGAGCGCAGCGCGCCGGAGTATCTGCTGCTGACCGACGCGGATATCGCGCACGAGCCGGACAGTCTGCGGGAGTTGGTGGCGGCGGCCCGTTCGGCGGAGCTGGACCTGGTCTCGCAGATGGCGCGGCTGCGGGTGGTGACGTTCTGGGAGCGGCTGATCGTGCCGGCGTTCGTCTACTTCTTCGGGCAGCTGTATCCCTTCCGGTGGGTCAACCGGCCCGGGGCGCGGACCGCGGCCGCGGCCGGGGGCTGTGTGCTGCTGCGGCGGGAGGCAGCGGAGCGGGCGGGCATCCCGGAGGCGATCCGGGGCGCGGTGATCGACGATGTGACGCTGGCGCGGGCGGTCAAGCGCGGCGGCGGGCGGATCTGGCTGGGGCTGGCGGACCGGGTGGACAGCGTGCGGCCGTATCCGCGGCCCGCCGAGCTGTGGCGGATGGTCTCGCGCAGCGCGTACGCCCAGCTGCGGCACCGGCCCCTGCTGCTGCTCGGTACGGTCCTGGGCCTCGCGCTGGTGTATCTGGCGCCGCCCGTCGCGCTGGTGGCCGGACTGGCCGGCGGCGGTCCGGTGCTCGCGGCGCTGGGCGGGGCGGCCTGGGCGGTGATGAGCGGGACCTATCTGCCGATGCTGCGCTACTACGGGCAGCCGCTGTGGGCGGCGCCGCTGCTGCCGTTCACCGCCCTGCTCTATCTGCTGATGACGGTGGACTCGGCGGTGCAGCACTACCGGGGGCGCGGTGCGGCCTGGAAGGGCCGGACGTACCCGGCGCCCTGA
- a CDS encoding glutamate racemase translates to MKIALMDSGTGLLAAAAAMRRLRPDADLVLSSDPDGMPWGPRTPDDVTDRALAVARSAAAHGPDALIVACNTASVHALPALRAELEPQIPVIGTVPAIKPAAAGGGPVAIWATPATTGSPYQRDLIDRFGSGVEVTGVPCPGLADAVQAADEPAIDAAVAAAADLTPRDVRTVVLGCTHYELVAERIRAALQQPGAPALVLHGSAEAVAAQALRRIGAEPAPAAAPTGALSVILSGRPAGLPAEALAYAEGRLLARSRTDLAPGATEPVAAVADETAAAARR, encoded by the coding sequence GTGAAGATCGCGCTGATGGACTCCGGGACCGGGCTGCTCGCGGCGGCCGCCGCCATGCGGCGACTGCGGCCGGACGCCGATCTGGTCCTCTCCTCCGACCCCGACGGTATGCCGTGGGGGCCCCGCACCCCCGACGATGTCACCGACCGGGCGCTGGCCGTGGCCCGCTCGGCGGCCGCGCACGGCCCCGACGCCCTGATCGTCGCCTGCAACACCGCATCCGTGCATGCGCTGCCCGCCCTCCGCGCCGAACTGGAACCGCAGATCCCGGTCATCGGCACCGTCCCGGCGATCAAGCCCGCCGCGGCCGGCGGCGGCCCCGTCGCCATCTGGGCGACCCCCGCCACCACCGGCAGCCCCTACCAGCGGGATCTGATCGACCGGTTCGGGAGCGGGGTGGAGGTCACCGGTGTGCCCTGCCCGGGACTCGCCGACGCGGTCCAGGCCGCCGACGAGCCCGCGATCGACGCCGCCGTCGCGGCCGCCGCCGATCTCACCCCACGGGACGTGCGGACCGTCGTCCTGGGCTGCACCCACTACGAGCTGGTCGCCGAACGCATCCGGGCCGCCCTCCAGCAGCCCGGCGCCCCCGCGCTCGTCCTGCACGGTTCCGCCGAGGCGGTCGCCGCCCAGGCGCTGCGCCGTATCGGTGCCGAACCGGCCCCCGCGGCCGCCCCGACCGGCGCCCTCAGCGTGATCCTCAGCGGCCGCCCCGCCGGACTGCCGGCCGAGGCGCTCGCCTACGCCGAGGGCCGGCTGCTCGCCCGGAGCCGTACGGACCTCGCGCCGGGCGCCACCGAACCGGTCGCCGCAGTGGCCGACGAGACCGCCGCGGCGGCCCGGCGCTGA
- a CDS encoding NUDIX hydrolase: MATPDFIRDLRNSIGRQLLWLPGVSAVVFDDQGRVLLGKRVDTGGWSVIGGIPEPGEQPAETAVREVYEETAVRVVPEGIVLVETMPPTHYPNGDVCQFMDVTLRCRAVGGAAQVNDDESLEVGWFALDALPQLEEYALTRIKRALEAGPTWFQGMEQESAGPDLEA, translated from the coding sequence ATGGCAACCCCCGACTTCATCCGTGACCTCCGGAACTCCATCGGCCGGCAGCTCCTCTGGCTGCCCGGGGTGAGCGCGGTCGTCTTCGATGACCAGGGCCGTGTCCTGCTGGGCAAGCGGGTCGACACCGGCGGCTGGTCGGTGATCGGAGGCATCCCCGAGCCCGGCGAGCAGCCCGCCGAGACCGCCGTACGGGAGGTCTACGAGGAGACCGCCGTACGGGTCGTCCCCGAGGGCATCGTGCTCGTCGAGACCATGCCGCCCACCCACTACCCCAATGGCGATGTCTGCCAGTTCATGGACGTGACCCTGCGCTGCCGGGCAGTTGGCGGTGCGGCGCAGGTCAATGACGATGAGTCGCTGGAGGTGGGCTGGTTCGCCTTGGACGCCCTGCCGCAGCTTGAGGAGTACGCCCTGACCCGTATCAAGCGGGCGCTGGAGGCCGGGCCGACGTGGTTCCAGGGGATGGAACAGGAGTCGGCGGGTCCGGATCTCGAAGCCTGA
- a CDS encoding CsbD family protein, with protein sequence MGDKGAMDKMKGKAKQKAGKVMGNERMKSEGRADEAKGKAKSAMGNAKENMQGMKDSLKSKNHS encoded by the coding sequence ATGGGTGACAAAGGCGCCATGGACAAGATGAAGGGCAAGGCCAAGCAGAAGGCCGGCAAGGTCATGGGCAACGAGCGCATGAAGAGCGAAGGCCGCGCCGACGAGGCCAAGGGCAAGGCCAAGAGCGCGATGGGCAACGCCAAGGAGAACATGCAGGGGATGAAGGACTCCCTGAAGAGCAAGAACCACTCCTGA